A single Amia ocellicauda isolate fAmiCal2 chromosome 9, fAmiCal2.hap1, whole genome shotgun sequence DNA region contains:
- the cdk10 gene encoding cyclin-dependent kinase 10, protein MESTEAEPDPIKLRSIKHHRTFTVPQQDRLGNCRSVKEFVKLNRIGEGTYGIVYRARDTKSDEIVALKKVRMDKEKDGIPISSLREITLLLKLRHPNIVELNEVVVGNHLESIFLVMGYCEQDLASLLENMQSPFSEAQVKCIVLQLLKGLLYLHENFIVHRDLKVSNLLMTDKGCVKIADFGLARAYGVPLKPMTPKVVTLWYRAPELLLGTKTQTTAIDMWAVGCILAELLAHKPLLPGSSEIQQIDLIIQLLGTPNENIWPGFTRLPLVGQYTLRKQPYNNLKNKFTWLSEAGLRLLNFLFMYNPKRRAAAKDSLESSYFKEKPLPCEPELMPTFPHHRNKRAAPAAEKQSKRSKV, encoded by the exons ATGGAGTCCACAGAAGCCGAGCCAGATCCGATCAAACTGAGATCTATCAAGCACCACAGGACATTCACAGTCCCGCAGCAGGACAGG CTGGGGAACTGTAGGAGTGTGAAGGAGTTTGTGAAGCTCAATCGTATTGGTGAAGGAACCTATGGCATCGTGT aCCGGGCCCGGGACACCAAGAGTGATGAGATTGTTGCCCTGAAGAAAGTGCGCATGGATAAGGAGAAAGATG GGATCCCGATCAGCAGCCTGCGGGAGATAACATTGTTGCTGAAGCTCAGACACCCCAACATCGTGGAGCTCAATGAGGTGGTGGTAGGAAACCACCTAGAAAG TATCTTCCTTGTGATGGGGTACTGTGAGCAGGACCTGGCCAGTCTACTGGAGAATATGCAGTCTCCATTCTCAGAGGCACAA GTGAAGTGTATCGTTCTCCAGCTCCTGAAGGGATTGCTTTACCTGCACGAGAACTTCATTGTCCACAG GGATCTGAAGGTGTCCAATCTGCTCATGACAGACAAAGGCTGTGTGAAGATAG CTGATTTTGGTCTGGCCAGAGCCTATGGTGTCCCCCTCAAACCCATGACTCCTAAAGTGGTGACACTCTG GTACAGAGCGCCAGAGCTACTCCTCGGTACGAAAACGCAAACCACTGCTATCGACATGTG GGCTGTGGGCTGCATCCTAGCCGAGTTATTGGCCCACAAGCCTCTGCTCCCTGGCAGCTCAGAGATCCAGCAGATCGACCTCATAATTCAGCTGCTGGGGACgcccaatgaaaacatttgGCCG GGCTTCACCAGGCTGCCTCTGGTGGGGCAGTACACACTGAGGAAGCAGCCCTATAACAACCTGAAGAATAAGTTCACCTGGCTGTCTGAGGCCGGCCTGCGTCTGCTCAACTTCCTCTTCATGTATAACCCCAAGCGCAG GGCCGCAGCCAAGGACTCCCTGGAAAGCTCCTACTTCAAAGAGAAGCCATTGC CCTGTGAGCCAGAGCTGATGCCCACGTTCCCTCATCACCGCAACAAGAGGGCCGCCCCTGCTGCTGAGAAACAATCAAAACGCAGCAAGGTGTAA